A segment of the Burkholderia sp. PAMC 26561 genome:
TCAAGTGGCGTCGCGCCGAGCCCGTTGATGAGCACCGCGACGCGCGATCCTTTGGGCGCATTGAGGTCGGCAAGGATCTCGCCGGTCAGGCGCGTTGCAATCTGATCGGCGGTTTCGAGTGCGCCGCGATGCGTGCCCGGTTCGCCATGAATGCCGATGCCGATCTCCATCTCGCCTTCAGGCAGCGTGAACGTAGGTTTGCCCGCAGCCGGCAGAATGGTCGGCGAGAGGCCCACGCCCATGGTGCGGCACTGGTTGTTCGCCTTCGCTGTGATGCGGGCGACTTCATCGAGTGAATCGCCTCGTTCCGCCGATGCCCCGCGCACTTGAACGCAAACACCATCCCTGCCACGCCCCGGCGTTCAGCACTGCGCGCGCTCGGTGCCGACGCCACGTCGTCAGTGAGCAGCACTGTCTTGATATCGATGCCTTCCGGTTCCGCCAGATCCGCAGCGAGGTCGAAGTTGAAGACATCGCCGCCATAATTGCCGTACACATACAGCACGCCGGCGCCGCCATCGACGGCTTTAGTGGCTTCGAAAATCTGTTCCGACGACGGCGATGAAAACACGTTGCCTACTGCCACGCCGCTGCACAAACCCTCGCCCACGTAGCCCAGGAAGCCCGGCATATGCCCCGACCCGCCGCCGGTCACGATGCCCACGCGACCCTGCTTCGGTGCATCGGCGCGCACGAGCGCACGGTTGTCAGCGGTCGCGGATTTGATCCAGCCCGGATGCGCGAGCAACAGCGCATCGATGACTTCATCCACGAACTGATCCGGCTGGTTGATGATCTTTTTCACGTGATGCTCCTTGAAAGGAAACTGCGATGGCTCACACCTTGCGGCGCTGGCTGAGCGCGTCGAGCATGACGGCGGCGAAGATGACGCCGCCCTGAATGAATTGCGTCCAGAATGGATTGACGCCGAGCAGCGACAGGCCCACGTTGATCACGCCGATCAGCACCACGCCAATGAACGTGCCAATGATCGAACCGCGCCCGCCGGCAAGCGACGTACCGCCGATCACAACGCCGGCAATGACCTGAAGCTCGAGTCCGTTTGCCGCAGAGGGCAGCGCCGAATTCAGCCGTCCCGCGAGCACGATGCCTGCAATCGCCGCCGTCACACCGGCAAGCGTGTACGTCAGGAAGATCACGCGCCGCACGGGAATACCGGCGAGCCGTGCGGCTTCCTTGTTGCCGCCGACCGCAAAGACCTGATGCCCGAAGGTCGTCTTGCGCAACAGCACATGCCCGACAATAAAAACGACCAGCATGACGATCATCGGCGCGGGAAGCCCGGCAACCGTCTTTGCCCCGAACGCGGTGAACGCGTTCGGGAAGTCGAACTTGGTGCGGCCATCGGAAATGGCGAGCGTGAGGCCGCGCGCCATCGCCATCATGGCCAGCGTGACAATGAACGGCACCAGCCTGAACCACGCGACCGAGAGTCCGTTCAACGCGCCCACGCACGCGCCCACGGCAAGCGCCACCGCAAGTCCGCCGATACCCAGCCCGATGTTCCCCGGCACCGATCCCGCCATGACCGTCGCTGCGACCATGCCGCTCAGCGCGACCAGCGAGCCGACCGACAGGTCGATCCCGGACGTGATGATGACGAACGTGCCGCCGACCGCCGCGATGCCCACCACGGAGACCTGCACCATGATGTTGGTGAGCGTGCTCGTCGTGAGAAATTCGGGCGATGCGATCGACAGCACCACGCATATGAGAATGAGCGCCGCGAACAAAGGTCCGATACCGCTGCGTAACTGCCGGATGAAACGGCGCGAGAGCGCCTCCTGATCCGCCTGCTTTGCTGCTGTCGACGTCATGCGCCTACTCCTGTCGTAGCCCATTGAATCACCGTCTCGGAGTCCGCCTTGTTGCGTGCGATCTCCGTGACGATGCTGCCTCTGTACATCACCAGCACGCGGTCGGACATGCCGAGCAACTCCGGCAATTCCGAGCTGACCATGATGACGGCCGCACCGGCGCGCGCCATCGATACCATGTGCGCATAGATCTCGGTCTTCGCGCCTACGTCGATACCGCGCGTGGGTTCATCGAGCATGATGACGGCCGGTTGAGTGGCCGTGGCGCGTCCCAGGATGACCTTCTGCTGATTGCCGCCCGAGAGATTGCCCGTGATCTGCATGACCGATGGCGAACGCACCGCGAAGCGCGTGCTCGCTTCCTGCGCGAGCCTGCGTTTTCTTGCGTTGCTGGTGAAGCCGCCGGTTGCAAGCGCCTTCAGGCTCGAAAGCGCGACGTTCTCCTCGATGCTCGCCTCGAGCACGAGACCTTCGAGCTTGCGGTCTTCGGCGGTATAGACGAGTCCGTGCCGGATGCCATCGGTTGGCGACTTGATGCTGACCTTCTTGCCGCGTATCAGGAGTTCGCCCTTCGTCACGGGCAGCGCGCCGAAGATCGCTTTCAACAACTCCGTGCGCCCCGCGCCCGCAATCCCCGCGATACCCACGATCTCACCCGCCCTCACGCTGAGGCTCGCATGCCGCACGATTGGCGGGCTCGCCAGATCGCGCACTTCGAGCACGACGGGCCCGTAGTCGCGCGGCTCCCACGGATAGAACGAATCGAGATTGCGCGCGACCATGGCCTGCACGAGCTCCTGCTCGGTCCACTGGTTCATCGGCCGCGAACTGACGGTTGCGCCATCGCGCATCACCACGGCCGAGTCCGCCAGCTCGAACACCTCTTCCAGATGATGCGAGATGAAGATGATCCCCATCCCTGCCGCGCGAAGCCGCCGGACCACGGCGTACAGATTGGCGATGTCGCCACGCTGCAGCGCTGCCGTAGGTTCATCCATGACGAGGATGCGGGCGTCGCGTGCCACCGCCTTTGCGACTTCCACGAGCTGCCGCTTGTTCAACGGCAGATCGCCGAGACGCATGGACGGCGAGACGTTATCCAGTCCGACTTGCGCAAGCGCCTGGCGCGCGTGTTCGTTGGCTTCGCGCCGCATCACGAAACCGCCGCGCGACGGCATGCGCCCGAGGAACAGATTCTCCGCGACGGTCATGTCGTTGATCAGCGACAGCTCCTGGTAAATCACGGCGACGCCGGCATCGATCGCCGCATTGGTTCCGCGTGCAAGCGGCACGCCGTTGATCTCGATGCGGCCTTCGTCCGGCTCATACGCACCCGACAAGGTCTTGATCAGCGACGACTTGCCTGCGCCGTTCTCACCGACGATCGCCATCACGTGACCCGCCTGCAACGACAGGCTGACGCCCCGCAACGCCTTCACGCCGGGGAAACTCTTGACGATGCCCTCCATGCGCAGCAGCGGCACGTTGCCGCTCTCCGGCGCCTCTTGCACGCCGCCGGAAAGATCGGGCGAACTCGTTTCGGCACTCATGATCGGATCTCTCTTGCGAGGCATGCGCTCCGCGCCATCGGAGACTTGCGGACACGCATGCGCTTGGTCGATTACGGCGATTACTGGCTGACCTGCAGCGACCAGAGACCGTATTTCTTGGTGGTATCGGAGTCGATATTCGACTTGTCGATCAACAAGGTCGGCCATGCGTAGTTCGCCGGCACGTCCTTCTTCGCCGTGTAGTCCTTGATGAAACTCAGCGCCTTCGCCGCCATTTCGATTGGGTTCTGCGAAATGGTTGCGTCCTGCTTGCCGGCACGAATCGCGGACAATGCCTGCGCCGTGCCGTCGGCACCGATCACCATGATGTGCTCCTTGTCGCCGAGCGGCTTGTAGCGGTTGGCGTTGTCGATAGCTTTTTCCGCACCCACGGTGTTGTCGTCGTTCGCACCGAAAACTGCATCGATTTGCGGGTACTTTTGCAGGATGTTCGTCATCGCGTTGAGTGACTTTTCCTGGTCGAACGCGCCTTCCTGGCGGGCCACGACCTTGATGTCCGGATACTTCGCGATTTCATCGGAGAAGCCTTTCTCGCGGTCGGTGGCAGCCGTCGTCCCGACCAACCCGATCAGGTCGACCACGTTGCCCTTGGGCGAGCCATAACGCGTCTTCAACTGATCCGCGATCCACTTTGCCGCCGTCGTGCCGAGCGCCACGTTGTCCGACGCCACGAACGACGTCACCTTGCCGCCATCGGAGCCGCGATCCAGCGTGAACACGGGAATGCCCATGCTGTTGGCCTTTTCGACCGCCGGAATGATCGCCTTCGAGTCGATCGGATTGAGCACCAGCGCAGTCACGCCCTGGCTCAGCAGGTTGATCGCGTCATTGACCTGCTGCTGTGCGTCGCCGTTTGCGTTCGTCTGGACCAGATCGAAGCCTTGTTCCTTCGAACCCTTTTCCACCCCGAGTTTCAAGCCGACGAAGAATGCGTTGTTCAGCGTAGACACCGAGAAACCGATCTTCGTCTTCCCGCCCGATGCCGCCGTGGCCGCGGGAGCAGCGCTCGCGACTGCGGCGGGACTTGCGCTTGCGTCGCTTGCGGCGGTGGTCGTCGAAGGCGATTCGCTTTTCGAACAGCCGGAGAGCGCGGCTGCCGCGCATAAGACCGCCGTTCCCGTACGTGCACCCAGCTTGCTCCATGCGTCAAATCTTCCTGAATTCCAGGCCATGACTGTCTCCATTTTTCAAGTTATAAAGGCGGTTCTGTTGCGCGCTGCGGGTACAACATTTGAAGAAACTTATTCAGGTATCCTTGGTTCTTCGTGGTCCGTAGTTCCTGAACTTGTCCACGACTTCGTTCATCTGTTCATCCGATAAGACGGGCGGCGTTCCCAATTGGCACGCCAGCAGATATTGCTTCGCCAGTACCTCGACTTCGTGTGCGAGCCATAGCGCACGCGCGAGATCCCGACCCAGTGCAATCACGCCGTGATGCGCCAGCAGACACGCTGTGCGGTCTTTCAGCGCCTGCATCGCGTAATCGGACAACTCCTTGCTGCCGAAGGTTGCGTACGGCGCGCATCGGATGGAATTGCCGCCCGCGGCCGCCACCATGTAATGGTGCGCGGGGATGCCGTGTGAGTGAATGGCGAGCGCCGTGGCCGAGCTGGAATGCGTGTGAACCACTGCGCCGATCTCCGGCCTCGCCTGCAAGATGTCGCGGTGAATGCGCCATTCCGACGATGGCCGCAACTGCGCAAACAGCGACGAGGAAGCATCTATATTGATCGGCAGGAACGCGATCGAGGCCGGGTCCAGTTGTGCCGACGGGATGCCGCTTGGCGTGATCAGGAAACCATCGCTGAACCGCGCGCTCACGTTGCCCGACGTGCCCTGATTGATGCCGAGACGTTCCATCTCGCGCGCTGTCTCCACTATTCCCGAACGCAGCGCGGCCTCGGTCATGCTGCGTCTCCTTCCATGGCGAACAACGCTGCCAGGTTAATATCGAACGGTTTTTGCACGATGCCCCGCTCCGTGATGAAACCCGTGACGAGATGGTTCGGCGTGACATCGAAAGCGGGGTTGCGGACCTTCACGTTGGCCGGCGCAACACGTTCGCCGTACAGATGCGTGATTTCGTCGTCGTGACGCTCTTCGATCACGATGTCACGCCCCGTCGCCGTGTGAAGGTCGAGCGTTGACGACGGACAGGCCACGTAGAACGGAATGTTGAAGTGCCGCGCGACGATCGCAAGCCCGAGTGTGCCGATCTTGTTCGCGAAGTCGCCGTTGGCCGCAACCCGGTCTGTACCGACGATCACCACGTCGACCAGTTCCTGCGCCATGATCGACGCCGCCATGCTGTCGGTGATCAGCGTGACATCGACGCCCGCCTGCTGCAACTCGTAGGCGGTCAGGCGCGCGCCCTGCAGAAGCGGACGGGTTTCATCGGCGTAGACGCGGAATGTCAGCCCCTCGCCATGTGCCTTGTATATGGGCGCGGTTGCGGTGCCAAGACCGGTGGTCGCGAGCGCGCCCGCATTGCAATGCGTCAGCACTCCGCAGCCAGGCGTGATCAGCGGCAGGCCATGCTCGCCGATACCATCACACAGCGCCTGATCTTCCGCGTGGATCGCAACGGCCTCTGCGATCAATGCGTTCAGAAGCGCGGCGGAATCATTGGCATCGCACGCCTGCGCCGCCTGCAACATCCGCTTAAGGCTCCAGCTCAGGTTGACCGCGGTGGGACGCGCGCTGTCTATATAAGCCGCCTGCTGCGCAAGCGCCGCGCGGAATTCATGTATCGGCAGATGAAGGGACGCGCGCATCGCGACGCATAGACCGTAGGCTGCGGCTACGCCTATTGCCGGTGCACCGCGAACCCGCAGTTCATGGATTGCACGCCAGACCTGTTCGGCCGTCGTCACGTTTTCGATGATGGTTTCGCGAGGCAAACGGGTCTGGTCGAGGATCGACAAGCTGCCGTTTTCCCACGTGATGGTCGCTGGAAGGCTCGAAAACAGCGGCGCCGATTTCATGCGTGCTCCGGTTGGTTATTGATTGTTGGTGGACTGAAGCGCCCGCGCCAGACGAACGACCTGTTCGATATCGGTCAGGGATTGCCTTTCGACCAGCAGCGTCTCGGCGCATTGCAGACAACGCACTTCGATCGCCGCGCGTGCCGTGTCGTCCGGAATGTGCGCGATCTCCGCAACCTTCGCCATGCCCACGATCCGGCGGATCATCTTGCAGCCAGCAAAGCCGAGGGTATCGGCGAGAAGCCGTTGCATGAAGCGCGCCTTGAATGCATCGGCGCAGGCGCGGTCCGGATCGTTACCAATGAACGAAGTCTTGCTGCGGCCTTCGTGTTCCCGCCATAGCTTCTGGAACTTGGCGGCGAACGCCGACCAGATCGTGCTGACCTGTTCCAGCAGCCACGCCTGATAGACTTCCGGCCGCCCGTCGTGAAGCCGGCCGTGCCAGTCGCGCGAGAAATAGGCCAGCAGAAGATTGGCGAGCACCGCGCCAATGTCGAACGCCATGGGACCGTAGAACGAGAACTCGGGATCGATCACATAGGTCTCGTCCGCGTTGACCATGATGGAACCCGTATGCAGGTCGCCATGCAGCAAGGTCTCGGCGTGGTTCATGAACGCCCATTTCATTTCGGCCGCGGCCACGCGCAATGCGGGCGTCTGCCTGAGGCGTTCCAGCGCCGCCCTTGGCAATTTAGCGCTATATACGTTCGATGGATGGTCCTCGAACGGATACGTGAAAACCAGGTCCTCGGTGATCCCGCACAACTCGCTGTTCACGGCCGCGCTCATCGCCTGTTTCTTGATGTCGGCGTTAAGAAAAAGATCCGAGCCGAAGAAAAGCGTGTTCGCAAGATACGTGGACAAGTGATCCGCAAGCCTCGGATAAACGACGCCATCCGTCAGCCCTTGCCGCAGGATCCGGTGAGTGGCAAGCCGCTGCATCACCATCAGGAAAAGCTGGCTGTCCGCGTGATAGACCTTGGGCACATGCTGCGGACATAGCGATCCAAAGCGCCTGAGCGCGGCGACTTCACGCTCCATGCGCTCGCGTCCAAGCGGCCATGTCTTGCCGACCAGCCGCAGAAACGGCGGTGCCTGCTTCACCACCACGCTTTTTTCAGCAGCCCCTGCGTTGCTCGCGAAGTAGACGTAGTTGAGATTGCCGTCGCCCACTTCCGCAATATCCAGTTCCGCCGGCTCGCCCAGCAACGCGTGCACAGCAGGAATGCCCCGCAGGTAAGCCGTCAGTTCCGAAGCATTCAACGCTTCGAATTCCATGATGTCTCCTCCGTGTCCCCCGGTTCTGCCCGCGTCTCAATGACGTTTGCGAACCAGGTCGAACTTGAAGATGCTCGTGTT
Coding sequences within it:
- a CDS encoding sugar ABC transporter ATP-binding protein — encoded protein: MSAETSSPDLSGGVQEAPESGNVPLLRMEGIVKSFPGVKALRGVSLSLQAGHVMAIVGENGAGKSSLIKTLSGAYEPDEGRIEINGVPLARGTNAAIDAGVAVIYQELSLINDMTVAENLFLGRMPSRGGFVMRREANEHARQALAQVGLDNVSPSMRLGDLPLNKRQLVEVAKAVARDARILVMDEPTAALQRGDIANLYAVVRRLRAAGMGIIFISHHLEEVFELADSAVVMRDGATVSSRPMNQWTEQELVQAMVARNLDSFYPWEPRDYGPVVLEVRDLASPPIVRHASLSVRAGEIVGIAGIAGAGRTELLKAIFGALPVTKGELLIRGKKVSIKSPTDGIRHGLVYTAEDRKLEGLVLEASIEENVALSSLKALATGGFTSNARKRRLAQEASTRFAVRSPSVMQITGNLSGGNQQKVILGRATATQPAVIMLDEPTRGIDVGAKTEIYAHMVSMARAGAAVIMVSSELPELLGMSDRVLVMYRGSIVTEIARNKADSETVIQWATTGVGA
- a CDS encoding substrate-binding domain-containing protein, coding for MAWNSGRFDAWSKLGARTGTAVLCAAAALSGCSKSESPSTTTAASDASASPAAVASAAPAATAASGGKTKIGFSVSTLNNAFFVGLKLGVEKGSKEQGFDLVQTNANGDAQQQVNDAINLLSQGVTALVLNPIDSKAIIPAVEKANSMGIPVFTLDRGSDGGKVTSFVASDNVALGTTAAKWIADQLKTRYGSPKGNVVDLIGLVGTTAATDREKGFSDEIAKYPDIKVVARQEGAFDQEKSLNAMTNILQKYPQIDAVFGANDDNTVGAEKAIDNANRYKPLGDKEHIMVIGADGTAQALSAIRAGKQDATISQNPIEMAAKALSFIKDYTAKKDVPANYAWPTLLIDKSNIDSDTTKKYGLWSLQVSQ
- the mtnK gene encoding S-methyl-5-thioribose kinase; translation: MEFEALNASELTAYLRGIPAVHALLGEPAELDIAEVGDGNLNYVYFASNAGAAEKSVVVKQAPPFLRLVGKTWPLGRERMEREVAALRRFGSLCPQHVPKVYHADSQLFLMVMQRLATHRILRQGLTDGVVYPRLADHLSTYLANTLFFGSDLFLNADIKKQAMSAAVNSELCGITEDLVFTYPFEDHPSNVYSAKLPRAALERLRQTPALRVAAAEMKWAFMNHAETLLHGDLHTGSIMVNADETYVIDPEFSFYGPMAFDIGAVLANLLLAYFSRDWHGRLHDGRPEVYQAWLLEQVSTIWSAFAAKFQKLWREHEGRSKTSFIGNDPDRACADAFKARFMQRLLADTLGFAGCKMIRRIVGMAKVAEIAHIPDDTARAAIEVRCLQCAETLLVERQSLTDIEQVVRLARALQSTNNQ
- a CDS encoding ABC transporter permease, giving the protein MTSTAAKQADQEALSRRFIRQLRSGIGPLFAALILICVVLSIASPEFLTTSTLTNIMVQVSVVGIAAVGGTFVIITSGIDLSVGSLVALSGMVAATVMAGSVPGNIGLGIGGLAVALAVGACVGALNGLSVAWFRLVPFIVTLAMMAMARGLTLAISDGRTKFDFPNAFTAFGAKTVAGLPAPMIVMLVVFIVGHVLLRKTTFGHQVFAVGGNKEAARLAGIPVRRVIFLTYTLAGVTAAIAGIVLAGRLNSALPSAANGLELQVIAGVVIGGTSLAGGRGSIIGTFIGVVLIGVINVGLSLLGVNPFWTQFIQGGVIFAAVMLDALSQRRKV
- a CDS encoding class II aldolase/adducin family protein; this translates as MTEAALRSGIVETAREMERLGINQGTSGNVSARFSDGFLITPSGIPSAQLDPASIAFLPINIDASSSLFAQLRPSSEWRIHRDILQARPEIGAVVHTHSSSATALAIHSHGIPAHHYMVAAAGGNSIRCAPYATFGSKELSDYAMQALKDRTACLLAHHGVIALGRDLARALWLAHEVEVLAKQYLLACQLGTPPVLSDEQMNEVVDKFRNYGPRRTKDT
- the mtnA gene encoding S-methyl-5-thioribose-1-phosphate isomerase, with amino-acid sequence MKSAPLFSSLPATITWENGSLSILDQTRLPRETIIENVTTAEQVWRAIHELRVRGAPAIGVAAAYGLCVAMRASLHLPIHEFRAALAQQAAYIDSARPTAVNLSWSLKRMLQAAQACDANDSAALLNALIAEAVAIHAEDQALCDGIGEHGLPLITPGCGVLTHCNAGALATTGLGTATAPIYKAHGEGLTFRVYADETRPLLQGARLTAYELQQAGVDVTLITDSMAASIMAQELVDVVIVGTDRVAANGDFANKIGTLGLAIVARHFNIPFYVACPSSTLDLHTATGRDIVIEERHDDEITHLYGERVAPANVKVRNPAFDVTPNHLVTGFITERGIVQKPFDINLAALFAMEGDAA